Proteins from a genomic interval of Chryseobacterium indologenes:
- a CDS encoding DUF1294 domain-containing protein, which translates to MIPFLLIINMIAFGAFGFDKWQARKHQWRISENMLLGISLFGGIIGAASGMIFFNHKISKKSFLTKFIIVTLIDLVLLYRLIRH; encoded by the coding sequence ATGATCCCTTTTTTGTTAATAATCAATATGATTGCATTTGGTGCCTTTGGATTTGATAAATGGCAGGCCCGAAAACATCAATGGCGGATTTCTGAAAATATGCTCTTGGGAATATCGCTGTTTGGCGGAATAATAGGAGCGGCTTCAGGGATGATCTTTTTTAACCATAAAATCTCCAAGAAATCTTTCCTGACGAAATTTATTATAGTCACATTGATTGATTTGGTATTGCTGTACCGTTTAATAAGACATTGA
- the typA gene encoding translational GTPase TypA, with translation MQNIRNIAIIAHVDHGKTTLVDKIIHATNIFRENQESGELIMDNNDLERERGITILSKNISVTYKDTKINVIDTPGHADFGGEVERVLKMADGVILLVDVFEGPMPQTRFVLQKALELGLRPLVVINKVDKPNCRPDEVHDQVFDLFFNLDATEEQLDFPTFYGSSKQGWFNTSLEQTEDILPLLDGILQYVPAPKVTEGNLQMQITSLDYSSFLGRIAIGKVTRGEIKESQWIGLAQADGKVVKGKVKELYVFEGLGKKKVTEVQAGDICAVVGFDSFQIGDSFVDLENPEPLERTAIDEPTLNMTFSINNSPFFGKDGKYVTSNHLKERLTKELEKNLALRVQQTDDANTFLVFGRGILHLSVLIETMRREGYEMTIGQPQVILREIDGVSCEPYESLVVDVPEEYASRVIDLATQRKGDLHIMETKGEMQHMEFEIPSRGLIGLRSQMLTATAGEAIMAHRFTEYKPFKGAIPGRNNGVLISKTQGPATEYSIAKLQDRGKFFVDPGEEIYAGMIIGEQNKPGDLVVNIVEAKQLNNMRASGKDKDTGVAPKILFSLEECMEYIQGDEAIEVTPNFIRMRKKLLSEEERKRVERSAKA, from the coding sequence ATGCAAAACATTAGAAATATTGCGATTATCGCACACGTTGACCACGGAAAAACAACTTTGGTTGACAAGATCATCCACGCTACCAACATTTTCAGAGAAAATCAGGAGAGTGGGGAATTAATTATGGATAACAATGATCTTGAGAGAGAAAGAGGGATCACGATTTTATCCAAGAATATTTCTGTTACTTATAAAGACACAAAAATTAACGTAATCGATACTCCTGGTCACGCCGATTTTGGTGGAGAAGTAGAAAGAGTATTGAAAATGGCTGACGGAGTTATTCTGTTGGTGGACGTGTTCGAAGGACCAATGCCACAAACAAGATTCGTGCTTCAGAAAGCGTTGGAATTAGGTTTAAGACCATTAGTTGTTATTAATAAAGTTGACAAACCAAACTGCCGTCCTGATGAAGTTCATGACCAGGTATTTGATCTGTTCTTCAACCTTGATGCAACTGAAGAACAATTGGATTTCCCAACATTCTACGGTTCTTCCAAACAAGGTTGGTTCAACACTTCATTAGAGCAGACTGAAGATATTTTACCATTATTAGATGGAATTTTACAATATGTTCCGGCTCCGAAAGTAACTGAAGGAAATCTTCAGATGCAGATTACTTCACTTGATTACTCTTCTTTCTTAGGAAGAATTGCTATCGGAAAAGTAACAAGAGGAGAGATCAAAGAATCTCAATGGATCGGTCTTGCTCAGGCAGACGGTAAAGTAGTAAAAGGAAAAGTAAAAGAACTTTACGTTTTCGAAGGTTTAGGAAAGAAAAAAGTAACTGAAGTACAAGCCGGAGATATCTGTGCTGTAGTTGGTTTCGATTCTTTCCAGATCGGTGATTCTTTCGTAGATCTTGAAAATCCTGAACCATTGGAGAGAACCGCTATTGATGAGCCTACTCTTAACATGACATTCTCAATCAACAATTCTCCTTTCTTTGGTAAAGATGGTAAATACGTTACTTCTAACCACCTTAAGGAAAGATTAACTAAAGAATTAGAGAAAAACCTTGCCTTAAGAGTTCAGCAAACCGATGACGCCAATACATTCCTTGTATTCGGTAGAGGTATTCTTCACTTATCTGTTTTAATTGAAACGATGAGAAGAGAAGGATATGAAATGACAATTGGTCAGCCTCAGGTTATCCTAAGAGAAATTGACGGGGTAAGCTGTGAGCCTTACGAATCTTTAGTGGTTGACGTTCCGGAAGAATATGCTTCAAGAGTAATCGACCTGGCAACTCAGAGAAAAGGTGACCTTCACATTATGGAAACTAAAGGCGAAATGCAGCACATGGAATTCGAAATTCCTTCAAGAGGTTTGATCGGATTACGTTCTCAAATGTTGACAGCTACCGCAGGAGAAGCTATTATGGCTCACCGTTTCACAGAATATAAGCCTTTCAAAGGAGCTATTCCGGGAAGAAATAACGGAGTACTGATCAGCAAAACTCAGGGACCTGCTACAGAATATTCTATTGCTAAATTACAGGACAGAGGTAAGTTCTTCGTTGATCCGGGTGAGGAAATCTATGCAGGGATGATTATCGGTGAACAAAACAAACCGGGAGATCTGGTAGTAAACATCGTAGAAGCAAAACAGCTGAACAACATGAGAGCTTCAGGAAAAGATAAAGATACAGGTGTTGCTCCGAAAATCTTATTCTCTCTTGAAGAATGTATGGAATATATCCAAGGTGATGAAGCGATTGAGGTAACTCCAAACTTTATCAGAATGAGAAAGAAACTTCTTTCTGAAGAAGAAAGAAAAAGAGTGGAAAGATCTGCAAAAGCATAA